Proteins encoded by one window of Vampirovibrionales bacterium:
- a CDS encoding non-canonical purine NTP pyrophosphatase: MSDFQTVLKPSSRLILTLATSNPGKRREIQAMAQACGLALDVRIPEALADVDETGLTFAENARLKALAAVPFAASPDALVLAEDSGFCVHALAGRDGWRDFPGVRSNRWMTPALRSALLGIDASFEEDPLVQAHLSAGILALMAQESRRSAHYAAAMTLVSADGRILLEVEGQMPLTLIAPHEGPRGDGGFGYDPIVMPAGERRTVAELAPEEKNRLSHRAAAFQRVIDFLKTGVEQRSTEQETDS; this comes from the coding sequence ATGTCAGATTTTCAGACTGTTTTAAAGCCGTCGTCGCGCCTTATCCTGACGCTGGCGACGAGTAATCCGGGCAAACGCCGCGAGATTCAGGCGATGGCGCAGGCGTGCGGCCTGGCGCTTGACGTGCGCATTCCCGAGGCGCTTGCAGACGTCGACGAAACCGGCCTGACCTTCGCCGAAAACGCGCGCCTGAAAGCGCTGGCCGCCGTCCCCTTCGCCGCCTCCCCCGACGCGCTTGTTTTGGCGGAAGATTCCGGCTTTTGCGTCCATGCGCTGGCCGGACGCGACGGCTGGCGCGATTTTCCCGGCGTGCGCTCCAACCGCTGGATGACCCCCGCCCTGCGCAGCGCGCTGCTAGGCATTGACGCCTCGTTTGAAGAAGACCCGCTGGTTCAGGCTCACCTCAGCGCGGGGATTCTGGCTTTGATGGCGCAAGAATCACGCCGCAGCGCGCATTACGCCGCCGCCATGACGCTGGTCAGCGCCGATGGGCGTATTCTGCTGGAAGTCGAAGGCCAAATGCCCTTGACGCTCATCGCTCCCCATGAAGGGCCGCGCGGCGACGGCGGTTTCGGCTACGATCCCATCGTGATGCCTGCGGGCGAACGCCGCACCGTCGCCGAACTCGCCCCCGAGGAGAAGAACCGCCTGAGCCACCGCGCCGCCGCCTTTCAACGCGTGATTGATTTTCTCAAGACCGGCGTAGAACAGCGCTCCACCGAACAGGAGACCGACTCATGA